The proteins below are encoded in one region of Phyllopteryx taeniolatus isolate TA_2022b chromosome 11, UOR_Ptae_1.2, whole genome shotgun sequence:
- the gins1 gene encoding DNA replication complex GINS protein PSF1 isoform X1 translates to MFCEKAADLIRELQRINDGQLPAFNEDGVRQVLQETEALYEHNQADVHETKSGRTADLLPTIRLRHCCLLRNRRCVAAYLYDRLLRIRALRWEYGSVLPANVRFHMSAEELQWFTRYKKSLASFMRSLGGGGGLDLTQDMKPPKSLYIQVRCVKDHGQLELDDGTLVLLKKNTQVTTAAHSSSSSLVLFPRVTRRHMTSLDTCVHSTSCRAGNAST, encoded by the exons ATGTTTTGCGAGAAAGCTGCCGACTTGATTCGAGAACTCCAGCGGATCAACGACGGACAACTTCCGGCTTTTAAC GAGGACGGCGTCCGGCAGGTGCTGCAAGAGACGGAAGCTCTCTACGAACACAACCAGGCTGACGT CCACGAGACCAAAAGCGGCCGCACGGCAGACTTGCTTCCGACAATCCGATTACGTCACTGCTGCCTGCTGAGGAACCGTCGCTGCGTCGCCGCCTACTT GTACGACCGGCTGCTGCGGATCCGAGCGCTGCGCTGGGAGTACGGCAGCGTGCTTCCGGCGAACGTGCGCTTCCACATGAGCGCCGAGGAG CTGCAGTGGTTCACGCGCTACAAAAAGTCTCTGGCGTCCTTCATGCGTTCTCTGGGCGGAGGCGGCGGACTGGATCTCACCCAGGACATGAAACCGCCCAAAAGTCTTTACATCCAG GTGAGGTGCGTGAAGGACCACGGCCAGCTGGAGCTCGACGACGGCACGCTCGTCCTCCTCAAGAAAAACACTCAGGTCACAACTGCGgcgcattcttcttcttcttctttagtaCTTTTTCCCCGCGTGACCCGACGGCACATGACATCGCTTGACACGTGTGTCCACAGCACTTCCTGCCGCGCTGGAAATGCGAGCACCTGA
- the gins1 gene encoding DNA replication complex GINS protein PSF1 isoform X2 has product MFCEKAADLIRELQRINDGQLPAFNEDGVRQVLQETEALYEHNQADVHETKSGRTADLLPTIRLRHCCLLRNRRCVAAYLYDRLLRIRALRWEYGSVLPANVRFHMSAEELQWFTRYKKSLASFMRSLGGGGGLDLTQDMKPPKSLYIQVRCVKDHGQLELDDGTLVLLKKNTQHFLPRWKCEHLIRQGVLEHVIS; this is encoded by the exons ATGTTTTGCGAGAAAGCTGCCGACTTGATTCGAGAACTCCAGCGGATCAACGACGGACAACTTCCGGCTTTTAAC GAGGACGGCGTCCGGCAGGTGCTGCAAGAGACGGAAGCTCTCTACGAACACAACCAGGCTGACGT CCACGAGACCAAAAGCGGCCGCACGGCAGACTTGCTTCCGACAATCCGATTACGTCACTGCTGCCTGCTGAGGAACCGTCGCTGCGTCGCCGCCTACTT GTACGACCGGCTGCTGCGGATCCGAGCGCTGCGCTGGGAGTACGGCAGCGTGCTTCCGGCGAACGTGCGCTTCCACATGAGCGCCGAGGAG CTGCAGTGGTTCACGCGCTACAAAAAGTCTCTGGCGTCCTTCATGCGTTCTCTGGGCGGAGGCGGCGGACTGGATCTCACCCAGGACATGAAACCGCCCAAAAGTCTTTACATCCAG GTGAGGTGCGTGAAGGACCACGGCCAGCTGGAGCTCGACGACGGCACGCTCGTCCTCCTCAAGAAAAACACTCAG CACTTCCTGCCGCGCTGGAAATGCGAGCACCTGATTCGTCAAGGCGTCCTGGAGCACGTCATCTCCTGA